A region of the Stieleria neptunia genome:
GCCATTGCGCGTTTCAGATTCGCCACAAGTTGGGAACACTCGCCCGTCATACTGGCGATACGCCATCGCAGCACTCGCTACCGTCGCGTTTCTATCGCTGGGGTACATGTTTCTCGTATCGATGCGTGGAAGACAATGGCTTGAGGCATCAGCGTATTTGGCCGGTTCGCTGAGCGCAATCCCATGGGCACTGTACGACTCCAAAACGCGGGACTGTTTCGCTGGTTCAATCGTGATCGCCGTCGGATCGCTTTGCGCCGCTGCTGCTCAAGTTTGCTATTTTGCGATGTTCAAATTTGAATGGTTTAACGGCATCTTCAATGACAAAGGCGCGGGGGAATTTGGAATGCTCCTGTTTGGCGGTGTCGCCTTTGTCGGGAGTGCTTACCTTTGTTGGCGTTTACTTGCATTGATCGGGTTGACGTCACCACCGCTTCAACTACTCCGAACGCATGCCGAAAGCGGCGGACCATGCGAGTAACCGAAGTCGCGGGGGCGTCGTTTTTGACAATGGGAAATCAATCACCGTGACTCGGTTATCGCGGCCGCTCGCCGACACAAGTTCGTTCCGACCTGACGCTGCACACCAAGACTCCATTCCACGCCGACGCAATTCGTTATCTCCAGTTTTCAACCATCTCGGGGGAGCCATCTTATGCACGGACGATCAATCGTATGGTTTGCCCTGCTTTTGTTTTCAGCCGATGTGTGCTGCGCTCAATCGCCACAAGCGAATGAGAAAGTTCAAGTGATCATCACCGGTACGGGACAACGGGGAAAACACCTCGTCACACAAACTCTTTTTCTGAACTGCGAGGACAACTCTGTGTTCTGGGAGATCCGGGGTGACGGAAACCTACCTGAAAGATCGTCCGGAACTCTTCAATTGGAGTCTCGCCGGTTGGAGAAGTATGTTGCTCAATTGAAGCTCGATCTTGATCCGGACAGATTGATGCCTTTTCATGACGAAGATCATACCTGTCGGTACACGTTTGCAGTCCTTCGAGATCATCGGCTGGAGTGGAGTGGGTCCATTGGCGAAGGTGATTTTCGCTTCGGGCTCAAGAGTAGCAGGATCATGACGCCTCTTCTGCACGCCATCCAAACGAAGCGTGAGATCCGCGGTGGCTTTCTCTACGCCTACTTTTTGTCCGATTACTCCTTCAAGTACCGATCCAGAGGGTATCGAGTCAACCAAGAGAAATCGGGCGAGTCGCTGGAGGAGAGCCGTGCCGAAGAAGCAGAGCAATCGATTGCGCCGGAGCCGCCGAGTTGAGCTTTTTCTGGGGTCAGGTTGTTGGCGGCTACTCGCTGAAATCCCTCCGGGATACCGTGGACGTCACACTGGGTGAAGGTCTTTCGCACTTGGTACGACTGGTCGTGCGAAAAGTGACCAAGAAAGTGCAACGGAGCCCGAGTCCGCACTGGACCGGCTAGTTTGAGTTTACGTGGGCCTGAGAAACTGGCACCGTTTGGCAGGATCCGTTCTAATCCAGTCCTGTGACCGGCCCACCTGAGGAGGACAAAGTTCTGGGGCCCAGTGGATTCCCGTTCCGCCGTATGCGAGGATCGATCGCTATTCGTTCGTGCCTGATGCATGTTTTCTATGGCTATCTATCGCTCCACGCTTCACCTCAAGACGCACGTCTACCTGCGGGACGATGGCATACGTCCTCAAATCGAATTGGATGAGACGGATCACCTGTTGGCAAAAGAACAGCATGGCGGGATTAGTATCGAACGGGCACTCGAGCTTGTACACTTGGTCGAGAATGCAAGACCGACGGACGACTCACTGTAAACGGCACGAACGATGCGAACGCCCCAGGAAATCGATGAGAAGCTTGCCGAGACGATTCGACAGGTCTACAAACGCCCTCTCATGTTTGCACGAAAGCACGACGTCGAACGGTCCCTCTGGGATTTTCATTGGGCTTGGGCCATCGTCCACAACCTGGAGAAGCAGTTGCGAGACATTCATAGCGAAACCCTGCGCGAGCACCATGCTCCCGCGGGATTCTTTTCGCGTTTTAGACACGACAATCCGACCGCGTCGGATGATGATGCACTGGCATTCACGCTCGATGAGTGGCGGCGAATCTCGCGGACGCTACCGTTCCACGAACAAAGGAAAAACGTGCCACGTCTTCGCTTCTCACTTCGATTGCTTCTCGTCGCGCCGCTGGCCGCAGCGTTAGCCATCCATTTATGGCCGGCAGGCCAGGATGGTCCAATGGAATTTAACATCGGAACAGTCTCCGTCGGGTCGCAAATCGTCCACACTTTTGAGGTGCAGAACAGAACAGGGCGACCACTTCGATTGGCACTTGGTGGGTGTGGATGTCCGGACAGATGTGAACTGACAGATGACCGTTTGATGCAAGGTGAAATCTCCTACTTCGATGCAGCGTTGTCTGTGCGTAGCGGGCAAGAACCCGGTGCGAGAATCGAGGTGCATTATGAACTTCTTACTGACATACCTGATCGGCCTAGAATAACGTTCCGATTGGTGGGGAATGTTGCGACGCCAGCGGACCACAACTCAACGCGGAACAATCGCATGCGCCGAAACACGCGAGTTGAGGTTTTTGAGGATGGAACGTTGTACGCGCGTCCACGGTGATGCGTGCCGTTGAATTTCATCGAATTGCCTACCGCTTCGACGGTTGATGTGCGATGACGGCGGGCTGTGGTTGGGTGGGCCCCACATCCATGAGGCTGACGCCAGCTTCTTGAATCCACTGGCCGTAGGTCGTCAGCGTTTGGGTGCGACAAGCGTTTTGATCTCTTGTGGCCCTTCGAGTGATCCAGCGGCGCATGACTCCCCCGTCACTCGCGTCGTGTGGTCCAGGGTGTTTTCTCTTACTTAAAGACGAATCCGACCGAACACACACCGCGGCGATCCTTGGGAGTCGAGCGCCTTGGGATGTTTGAAGTGCACCCAAGAGATCAAGACGCGGCAGGCACCGCGACGCTGATGAACTGGGTGCAAGAGATTGGTGAAGCGGACGGTGTTCAGTGGGGCAGGGCGTTCGACGTGGCCGGGCGTTCGACGTGGCCGGGCGTCGTGGGTGCGTTCTTGTGAGAAATTACGTTGGCATCCTTGCCAACGTCCTCAACGCGACGAGGGGCGGGGGACTGATGATCCGCGGGTGATGCATCGGTTGGAGATGGAGGTAGGGAAATTATGGGTAGGAAAAGAGAGCCCGGTGTTTGCCGGTTGTCTCGTCTTTCAGGCACCCGTTTTCCTACCCGTAATTTTCCTACCTTCTTTCTGTATCCGGCTGATTGGGAAAACGACTTGCGCCCAGTGATCGCTCCCGATATTTCGGTCGGTCGCTGCAATCCCTCCGGGACGTCAATTGGTTAAGTGACGGATTTGATCGTAGCGGTAGGCGTCAAGACTTTTGCAGCGTAAGCCGTCTCTCCCAGAGGGCGAGAAACGAAATCGGTTGCCATCCGTGGGCCAGGAATCGTTGTATTGTTCCGCACGTTGCAGCCTGACCTTTTCCGCGGCACCGTCAATCGAAAAGTTGACGGACCGTAGGGTTGCGGTGAGAATAGATCCGCCGCGCGATCTGGCCGCAGCGGTGAGGACAGTTCTCTCCCCCTCATGAACGACCCGTTATGAATTTCAATCGATGCGAGCTGATTGTGGCGATCCTGTTGGCCGCATGGTGTTGTGTGCCCTCGGGGGCCGTTGCAGAGGAGGCCAAACGTGAAACGGCAACGTTCGGCGGTGGGTGTTATTGGTGCGTGGAGGCCGTGTTTCAACGGATTGAGGGTGTCAGCAATGTCCGGCCCGGATTCATGGGGGGCCGAACCGAAAATCCGACGTATCGCCAAGTGCTCACGGGACGGACCGGCCACGTCGAAGTGATTCAATTGGAATTCAACCCCGATGTGGTCACCTATGAGACGTTGTTGCAGGTGTTTTGGCGCACCCACGACCCGACCACGAAGAACCGTCAAGGTCCAGACGTCGGACCGCAATACCGAAGTGTGGTGTTCGCTCACACGGACCAACAGCGTGACGTTGCGGAACAGTACAAGCGATTATTGAATCGGCAAAAGGCATTCCGGTCACCGGTTGTGACGTCCATTGAACGGGCGAGTGCGTTTTATCCCGCAGGCTCGGATCACAAAGACTACTTCAACCGCAACCCAGACAAGCAATACTGCCAAGCGTATATCATTCCGAAACTGAAGAAGTTACAGGAGCTCTTTCCGGATCAACTGAAAGCGGATTCGGCTAACAACCCAGACGCTCCATAGGCAACCAACATGCCTCGAGCGCCGAGTTCGATCCGAATCGGTATGGAGATGAACGAGAAGCCAACGATCGAAGCCACTTCGTTTTTCGCAACCGTCTCGCTGCGAACAATGATGCTGTTTGTTGCTGCCTCGGCGATGTGCTTTGGTCTCACCATCACCGATCTGCGGGAATATGGGGCATTCGCACCGTTCGCCGTGTTCACTGCAATGATGTCACTCCTCTCGCTGACCTGTGTGTTGTGCGCCAGCTTGGCAGACGATGTGTGGCGCGATCCCGGCGTGACGATTGTGGCTGGAATCTATGGGTTGCTCGGCTACTCCATTCTGATTAGTTCCAGACAAAACGCTGGAGCACCAGCAGGGCGGTCAGCAACAGCGCGATGATCCAGCCAATCACGGTGAACGTGGTCAGCAATCGTTGCTTTCGACGGGACTCGGGCGTCCACTCGACCTTGGATTGCTCGTCGACCAGTTTGTCCTTCAACACGCCTTTGACGAATGCGGCTTGCCCCGTCATCGCTCCGCTGGCGGCAAAGTAGCAGCCGCTGAAAAAGAACGAGTCGTCGCTGTCCGCTGCGACGCCTTGTTCACTCGACTCACAGCCGAACGCTTGGCCCAGCACCATTCGCAATCGAGGTTTCAACTCGTGTCGGATCTTGCAAGTCAGCGCGTACAGCTTTCGGTTTCCCCGCTGCTGGGCCAGTCCGTCGTCGCGGCTGAACAGCCGGTAAACCCAGTCTTCGAAGGCATCGCAGAGGCGATCGCTATGGGTGTTCAATTCGTCGGGCGTGGGGCGGCTGCGGAGATCAAAACGGCCGCCCAGCCGTCGCGACAACAGACCCGATTGCAAGCGACGAACCAACTCGATGAATCCCTTGTCTTGTTCCAGCCCGACGATCACGGCGGTGACCGGCGACCGCACACCCATCGTTTGTTGGATCGTTTCGATGTCGCTGCGGGCCGATTGGGCGATCGCCGAAAGCTGCAACGGACCGACCCGCGACAGTTCAAACGGAATCAAGGTCACTGCGCCGTTGATGCCACACCTCGGCCGCCGTGCACGCTTGAGTAACTTGCAGACATAACGCAAGCGAGGAACCTGGTCGGACGTGTCCAGCGATGCCGGCAAGGCGACTTTCTTATTGCCGCTGCCGCGTGGCATCGCCAGCGGAGCCCCCGGCGAAGTCGTCGTGGTGACGTGACTCTGTGGCGGCGCTTCGGCAGCAGCCGGTGCGCGCTGGGGAACGGACGCCGCAGTCGGGGGCGTCTCCGCCGGATCGGGCGTGGACGCAGCAGCGGGTTGGCTGGGTGGGTATTGGTCAAACGAGATCGTCCCTTCGTACCGCGGTGCCGGTCGCAGCGCTTCACCCATCGCAGCGGCAGACGCTTGGGGACGCGGCACCTGGGGTACCTGCGGCTTGGGCATTTGCGGTCGCTGCAGCTGGGGGCTGGGGACTTGGGGGTTGGGCACTTGAGGGCGGGGCGGTGTCGGGACATCAAACGCGGAACCACGAGGCGGCAGCGCCGCCGTTTCGCGGGGTGACCCGGCCAACGGAGAGGAGTCCATCGCTTGGTTCCCGATGGTGCCCAGGTAGGTTTGCGGTGCGGCCGACTGGCGATCGGGTG
Encoded here:
- a CDS encoding DUF2199 domain-containing protein, which translates into the protein MAIYRSTLHLKTHVYLRDDGIRPQIELDETDHLLAKEQHGGISIERALELVHLVENARPTDDSL
- the msrA gene encoding peptide-methionine (S)-S-oxide reductase MsrA — encoded protein: MNFNRCELIVAILLAAWCCVPSGAVAEEAKRETATFGGGCYWCVEAVFQRIEGVSNVRPGFMGGRTENPTYRQVLTGRTGHVEVIQLEFNPDVVTYETLLQVFWRTHDPTTKNRQGPDVGPQYRSVVFAHTDQQRDVAEQYKRLLNRQKAFRSPVVTSIERASAFYPAGSDHKDYFNRNPDKQYCQAYIIPKLKKLQELFPDQLKADSANNPDAP
- a CDS encoding type VI secretion protein IcmF/TssM N-terminal domain-containing protein codes for the protein MSNEPPPEKKLPLHRRFLPTTLAGKSAAVTALALVILLIVVWTFRLFGSQSVRLIHAVSLTHIVIEIMLVILIPVVLYWGMRRWNQVIEGEFPDIDRAWEAGIAALEAKGVSPSDYPIFLILGSSDVQAEQGLMEALETKLPVHGVPDASGVSHALQWYMSSDAIYLFCPGASSLSALMGRWSPASMNVASRRIARSSGGGEAASAAPNSTAPGASPSPLGIQKIQRAAPGKPPAPAAAKSQPAKLQKESAMRPAPQTAPPDRQSAAPQTYLGTIGNQAMDSSPLAGSPRETAALPPRGSAFDVPTPPRPQVPNPQVPSPQLQRPQMPKPQVPQVPRPQASAAAMGEALRPAPRYEGTISFDQYPPSQPAAASTPDPAETPPTAASVPQRAPAAAEAPPQSHVTTTTSPGAPLAMPRGSGNKKVALPASLDTSDQVPRLRYVCKLLKRARRPRCGINGAVTLIPFELSRVGPLQLSAIAQSARSDIETIQQTMGVRSPVTAVIVGLEQDKGFIELVRRLQSGLLSRRLGGRFDLRSRPTPDELNTHSDRLCDAFEDWVYRLFSRDDGLAQQRGNRKLYALTCKIRHELKPRLRMVLGQAFGCESSEQGVAADSDDSFFFSGCYFAASGAMTGQAAFVKGVLKDKLVDEQSKVEWTPESRRKQRLLTTFTVIGWIIALLLTALLVLQRFVWN